The genomic window CAGTACAGGATTTTCACGATAAGACCCGACTGGAAAATGCGGTGGTGAAAATCGGAAATTTCTCTGCACAAACAGATAAAAACGGTACGTTCTCATTCAGCAGGATTCCTGCAGGAAAATATACGCTTACTGCCAAACATCCGGATTGTGATGATTATACTGAAAATATAGAAGTTACGAGGGATCTGCATTTGGCGATCACGCTGGAGCATCACATCCAGGATATCGAAACCGTAACGGTACACGGAAGCCACAAGAACAACGGAAGCATGGTGGTGAAGACCATCGACAAAGCGATGATCTCCCGCAATGCTTCTGAAAATCTCGGTAACCTGCTGACCAATATTTCCGGGGTGAATGCTCTTAAAACAGGTAATAACATTACAAAACCCATTATTCACGGGCTATACGGAAGCCGCGTTGCCATACTTAACGATGGGGTAAAGCTTGCCGAGCAGGAGTGGGGCGTAGAACATGCTCCCAACGTGGATGTTAACAATTTTGAGCACATCGATGTCGTAAAAGGGGCATCTGCTTTAAAGTACGGAAGCGGTGCTGTGGGCGGTGTTGTGGTGTTGCAGCCTCAGGTTTTACCGAAGAAAGATACCCTGATGGGCAATGTATCGCTTTCAGGAATATCCAACGGGAGAGGGGGGAACCTTAATGTGAAGCTGGCAAAAACCTGGTCAGACGGCTGGGCCATCAAGACCAACGGCAGCTACAAAAAGCTGGGCGATCTTGAAGCGCCGGATTATGGCCTGATGAACACCGGGCTGGAAAGTTCCGGATTCAATTTTGGGGTTCAGAAAATGACTTTCAATAAAGGTTTTTCTTTTGACTATTACCTGACGAAAAGTTCGATAGGCATTCTCCGGAGTTCCCATGTAGGAAATTCTGAGGATCTGTTGCTGGCTCTTACCGCACCGGAACCCATTTATCAAAGGGATTTCAGCTATACCATTGATAATCCCCGACAGGATATTGAGCATCATATCGCTAAAATCTCTGCCTATCAAAGGTTTGAAAATTTCGGAAAGATTACGGCAACATACAGTTTCCAGTACAATCATCGAAAAGAATATGATATCAGACGTACGGAAGAGCTTAGCAAAAAGCCGGCACTCGATTTGGAACTGATAACCCATGATTTAAATGTTAATCATCTCATCGAAAGAGGGAGTTGGAATCTTGAAACCGGGATCAATGCCGGTTACCAGAACAACTATTCCAGCACGCAGACGGAAGCAAGGCGCCTTGTGCCGAATTATGACCGGTATTATGCAGGAATTTATTCGGTACTTAAATATAAAATTGCCCCTGAGGTTGAGCTGGAAGCAGGAGGAAGATACGATTTTGATCATTATGAAGTAACGAAATGGTATGACCTGAGCGACTGGAACAGGCTTTATGCTTCAGATTACAAAGACTTCGTGGTACGGGTGAACCAAAACAGGATACTTACCAAGCCGTCATTAAGCTATAATAATATTTCGGCAAATGTGGGGGTTGTTTACCACCCGTCCGCCTATTTTGATCTGAAGTTTAATTATGCCAGAGTATCAAGGTCTCCGAATATTGCCGAACTTTTCGCTGACGGGCTTCACCACTCGGCAGCGATTATCGAAAGAGGGAATATGAGGATGAAAAATGAAACCGGAAATCAGTTCAACCTGGTTGCCGACGTAAAGGCGAATGTTTTAAAAGGACTGAATATCTCGGTAAATCCTTATTTCTTCTATACCAAAAATTTCATCAACGAAATTCCTACTGGCTATCAGAATACACAGTGGGGAGGAGCTTTCGTCGTGTATAACTATGAGCAGGTGGATGCCAGAATGTACGGAATCGATCTGGATGTACAGCTTAAAATATCAGATAACCTCGGATATAAAGGAAGCGGATCCTATGTCTATGGTCAGGATCTTACCCACAATGTCCCTCTGATCCTGATGATGCCGCCGAATTTCAACAACTCATTGGAATTCAATAAAAAAGAATGGAAAAACTTTTATTTCAATGTGAGCAACAACACCTACCTGAAACAAACAAGATTTCCTGTTTACAATGTTCCGATCAGATTATTTGATTCTGACGGAAACCCTTACAACAAAGAAGTGGATATTTCCACTCCGCCAAACGGATATTCCCTTTGGAACCTTCAGACGGGGGTGAATCTGTCTAAAAATTTCGGGGTTGACTTTTCAGTCCGGAATGTATTCAATAAGTCGTACAGGGATTACCTGAACAGGCTTCGTTTCTTTTCCAATGAAATGGGAAGAAACTTTATTCTAACTCTTAAATATCAATTTTAATCACTTTAAAAATTTAAAAAAATGAAAAATACCCTTAAAAGTACGACCTTTATCTTAGGCCTTTTGTTCTTAGCGCTTTCTTTTAGCCTTACCTCATGTCACAGAACCGATGACGAATCGGATGACCTTCCGCAGGAAGAACTGTCGGATGTTCTTTTGAAAGTAACGGACCAGGCTACGGGAACTCCTGTGGTTTATGATTACCAGGTAAACAGTACAACCAACCCGAACATTAAATTAATTAACGGGCATACCTATAACGTGGAAGTAATGTTCAAAAATGGAAATGAAGATGCTACCGGGGAAATTAAAGCTGCGGTAAACGAGCATTTCCTGGTATATAATTTCCCGAATTCCGATATTACCCTTACCCGTACGGATGATCAGGATTTCGTAAGACAGGATGGAAATCATGTAGGTATAAAAACAAAATGGGTAGTAAACACGGCAGTTAAAAATTCATCGGCACCTGCTCAGTTGGTCCTAACCTTATATCATAAGCCGGTAACGGTTTCCGAAGCATCTTCGGTAAGCGGAAACGGAGTGGTGTACGGAACACATACCGGCGGGGAAACCGATGCGCAGGCAAACTATAATATTACCAATTAACAGATCCTTAATCTTGTTAGCTGAAAACCGCCGGAATCTTCCGGTGGTTTTTTATTTAACAGTATTTGGCTTTTTAAGTTGACTTTAATTGATAGATTTTCATAAAATTTTCATATTTTTGCAACCTAAAATTTTAATCAATAATGAAGGTTACTGCAAAAAACCATGATGATGTAAGTGCATTGCTTACAGTGACATTGGAAAAATCTGACTATAAGGAAAAAGTTGAGAAACAATTGATTAATTATGCTAAAAATGCACAAGTTCCTGGTTTCAGAAAAGGGAAAGTGCCTTTGAGTATGGTTAGAAAACAATATGAAGCGGGTATTGCTTTTGAAGAAATCAACAAGCAGGTTTCTGATGCTCTAAATAGCTACGTAAACGAAAACAAACTAAGATTGGTTGGCCAGCCTGTTCCACAGCCGGTAAACGAGTTCGATTACAATGCGGATCAGTTGGAAGTTGCTTTCGAAATTGGATTTGAGCCGGAATTCACTATCGATTTAGCTAAATATGAAGCGCCTCACTATAAAGTAGAAGCTTCTGAAAAAGAAATCAACAAGAGTATTGAGAACATGCAGAAGCGTTTCGCAGAGCAGGCTCCTCAAGACAAAATTAATAAAGACTCATACATCGCGCTGGAAGTTTCCCAGGTTGTGGAAGAGGGCGCTGAAGGAGAGCACCACCACCAGCCGAAGAACGTTACCATTACTGCTGAAAACAAAGAAGCTTTCAAATTGGTAAAGTCTCTTAAAATGGACGGTTCTGTAAAAGTTTCTAAAGAAACGCTTGCCGAAAACGAAGAGCTTGCTAAAGAATTAGGATTCTCTAAAGAAGAAGCAGAGCACCTTCACCACAATGAGGTAGAAGTAAAAGTAAAAGATTTCTACGGTCTTAACCTTGCTGAACTTAATCAGGAATTATTCGATAAAGTATACGGAGAAGGAAACATCAAGTCTGAAGAAGAACTGAAGGAAAAAGTAAAATCCGAATTAGACGAGTATTTCCAGCAGAATGCTGATGTTCACTTTGTGAATAAAGTATTGGAGCAGGTTTCTGAAAAAGAAGAAGTAAAGCTTCCTGAAGAATTTTTGGTAAAATGGTTATTGTTCTCCAACCAGAACATCCAGTCTGCAGAACAGGCAAAAGAAATCCTTGAATCTGAGAAAAACCAGTTGAAATACCAGATCATCGAAGGAAAACTGATGACAGAAAACGAAATCCAGTTGGATTATGCAGATATTTTGGCACAGGCTGAACAATTGGTAAGAAACCAATTAGCTATCTACGGAATCCACCACTTAGGGGATGAAGAGATCCAGAAGT from Chryseobacterium sp. SORGH_AS_0447 includes these protein-coding regions:
- a CDS encoding trigger factor yields the protein MKVTAKNHDDVSALLTVTLEKSDYKEKVEKQLINYAKNAQVPGFRKGKVPLSMVRKQYEAGIAFEEINKQVSDALNSYVNENKLRLVGQPVPQPVNEFDYNADQLEVAFEIGFEPEFTIDLAKYEAPHYKVEASEKEINKSIENMQKRFAEQAPQDKINKDSYIALEVSQVVEEGAEGEHHHQPKNVTITAENKEAFKLVKSLKMDGSVKVSKETLAENEELAKELGFSKEEAEHLHHNEVEVKVKDFYGLNLAELNQELFDKVYGEGNIKSEEELKEKVKSELDEYFQQNADVHFVNKVLEQVSEKEEVKLPEEFLVKWLLFSNQNIQSAEQAKEILESEKNQLKYQIIEGKLMTENEIQLDYADILAQAEQLVRNQLAIYGIHHLGDEEIQKYAVEMLKDQEQVRQISSEVAMTKLKDVILEKATKKETAISHDEFLEELKK
- a CDS encoding TonB-dependent receptor translates to MKLIYSFMLILCGFALSNAQQTYAVEGTVQDFHDKTRLENAVVKIGNFSAQTDKNGTFSFSRIPAGKYTLTAKHPDCDDYTENIEVTRDLHLAITLEHHIQDIETVTVHGSHKNNGSMVVKTIDKAMISRNASENLGNLLTNISGVNALKTGNNITKPIIHGLYGSRVAILNDGVKLAEQEWGVEHAPNVDVNNFEHIDVVKGASALKYGSGAVGGVVVLQPQVLPKKDTLMGNVSLSGISNGRGGNLNVKLAKTWSDGWAIKTNGSYKKLGDLEAPDYGLMNTGLESSGFNFGVQKMTFNKGFSFDYYLTKSSIGILRSSHVGNSEDLLLALTAPEPIYQRDFSYTIDNPRQDIEHHIAKISAYQRFENFGKITATYSFQYNHRKEYDIRRTEELSKKPALDLELITHDLNVNHLIERGSWNLETGINAGYQNNYSSTQTEARRLVPNYDRYYAGIYSVLKYKIAPEVELEAGGRYDFDHYEVTKWYDLSDWNRLYASDYKDFVVRVNQNRILTKPSLSYNNISANVGVVYHPSAYFDLKFNYARVSRSPNIAELFADGLHHSAAIIERGNMRMKNETGNQFNLVADVKANVLKGLNISVNPYFFYTKNFINEIPTGYQNTQWGGAFVVYNYEQVDARMYGIDLDVQLKISDNLGYKGSGSYVYGQDLTHNVPLILMMPPNFNNSLEFNKKEWKNFYFNVSNNTYLKQTRFPVYNVPIRLFDSDGNPYNKEVDISTPPNGYSLWNLQTGVNLSKNFGVDFSVRNVFNKSYRDYLNRLRFFSNEMGRNFILTLKYQF